One region of Parambassis ranga chromosome 21, fParRan2.1, whole genome shotgun sequence genomic DNA includes:
- the LOC114426119 gene encoding receptor-type tyrosine-protein phosphatase-like N isoform X2, with amino-acid sequence MQHLKPWRALLLLTVLCQQGLSEKYGCLFERKLCARDQFCSDDGLFGQCRSSKQDQVQYQVTVPVLKRMQEVLKQLMLQGLSWQDDITQYILSKELKRVPHTTLPSKPSSSSSHLSQSKQHNPNHQRPKTGSTSPGGKYVDYMIVEPPQSQLRMQTASVDPYTYHQHRYQDEVERSLLGAGGGYARHSSRSQANQRERERDRQLLQEALSLYLASEQPSYRHRGAASMAPAALPYYEDLELEIPVDYVEDYTLEERLGTAGRQQALKNKEVPQYISTVSGNSDGLLQRMSGVLQKYKVDPRELSQEQLYKLALILQLLQAQEKTDPIEKDLITLKEMQLLKTDSVSNKPEKPAPVPGPPSAPSSSVSVQSTPPAKNASLPLSASQPPQAAPAEADHGFKEQGLPLVEGTGAKEEYGYIVTNQSPLSLYDGVKLLELLADKIHLTTSSFINISVVGTALTFRIRQNEHNMTAADVAAKALSEKNFLESETGLKIIQTGVGERTDARGLPQVTRVSQGSSGTVITLVSMAVVGGVLVLAMAFACLRHYAHQVANGKLGLGPEGGAETHFDYQHMASKSSLCRPDCVAGASGSMAGSAGGTGAGGRRGTDTSRVSSVSSQFSDGPQHSPSSTHSSTPSWSEEPAQSNMDISTGHMILAYMEDHLRNKDRLQKEWKALCSYQAEPSSVAVAQLPSNMDKNRQAESLPYDHTRVKLKTEVNPNKQDYINASIIFDHDPRQPSYIATQGPLPHTVTDFWQMVWENGCTVIVMMTALVEDGEKQCERYWPDEGSSLYHIYEVNLVSEHIWCKDFLVRSFYLKNVQTQETRTLSQFHLLSWPADGIPTSTRPLLDFRRKVNKCYRGRSCPIIVHCSDGTGRAGTYILIDMVLNRMAKGVKEIDIAAALEHIRDQRPGLVRTKDQFEFALTAVAEEVNAILKALPQ; translated from the exons ATGCAACACCTCAAGCCATGGCGAGCTCTGCTCCTTCTGACCGTGCTGTGCCAACAGGGACTTTCTGAGAAATACG GTTGCCTGTTTGAGAGAAAACTGTGCGCAAGGGATCAGTTCTGCTCGGATG ATGGCTTGTTTGGTCAATGTCGGAGTTCTAAGCAGGACCAGGTACAGTACCAGGTGACTGTTCCTGTACTGAAGAGGATGCAGGAAGTCCTCAAACAGCTCATGCTACAAG GGCTGTCATGGCAGGATGACATCACCCAGTATATTTTATCTAAGGAGCTTAAGAGAGTTCCCCATACCACCCTTCCCTCCAAGccaagctcctcctcctctcatttgtCTCA GTCCAAACAGCACAACCCCAACCACCAACGTCCAAAAACAGGATCCACATCTCCTGGGGGCAAATATGTGGACTACATGATAGTTGAGCCTCCTCAGTCACAGCTGCGAATGCAAACAGCCTCAGTGGATCCATACACATACCACCAG CATCGGTACCAAGATGAAGTGGAGAGATCTCTCCTGGGTGCAGGAGGGGGTTATGCCAGACACTCTTCACGATCTCAGGCTAaccagagagagcgagagcgtgACAGGCAGCTCCTACAGGAAGCTCTATCTTTGTACTTGGCGTCTGAGCAGCCATCGTATCGCCATAGAGGAGCTGCTTCAATGGCTCCGGCAG CTCTGCCTTATTATGAGGACTTGGAGTTGGAGATACCAGTGGACTATGTGGAAGACTACACCCTAGAGGAGAGACTTGGCACTGCTGGCAGGCAACAAGCGCTGAAGAATAAGGAGGTTCCCCAGTATATAAGTACTGTGTCTGGAAACAGTG ATGGCTTGCTCCAGAGGATGTCAGGAGTCTTGCAGAAGTACAAAGTTGACCCCCGAGAACTCAGCCAGGAGCAGCTCTACAAGCTCGCCCTCATattgcagctgctgcaggcccAAGAAAAAACAG ATCCGATTGAGAAAGACCTCATCACCCTCAAAGAG ATGCAGCTGTTAAAAACTGACAGTGTGTCCAACAAGCCAGAAAAGCCTGCTCCTGTTCCTGGTCCCCCTTCTGCCccatcctcctctgtctcagtccaATCTACACCTCCAGCCAAGAACGCCAGCCTCCCACTATCTGCCTCCCAGCCTCCACAGGCTGCTCCTGCTGAGGCTGACCACGGCTTTAAGGAGCAGGGGCTGCCACTCGTCGAGGGCACAGGAGCCAAAGAAGAGTATGGATACATCGTCACCAACCAGAG TCCTCTGAGCCTGTATGATGGAGTCAAGCTGTTGGAGCTATTAGCTGATAAAATACACTTGACAACTAGCAGCTTCATCAACATCAG CGTGGTCGGAACTGCGCTGACTTTCCGTATTCGGCAGAATGAGCACAACATGACGGCTGCAGATGTAGCTGCTAAAGCTT TGTCTGAAAAGAACTTCCTGGAGTCTGAGACAGGCCTGAAGATCATACAGACTGGTGTGGGAGAG aggACTGATGCACGGGGTCTCCCTCAGGTAACCAGGGTTTCCCAGGGCTCCAGTGGGACAGTTATCACCCTTGTTTCCATGGCGGTTGTAGGAGGTGTGCTGGTATTGGCCATGGCTTTTGCTTGTCTCCGGCACTATGCTCACCAAGTAGCCAATGGCAAGCTGGGCCTGGGgccagagggaggagcagaaacACACTTTGACTACCAG CACATGGCGTCCAAATCCTCCCTCTGCCGCCCGGACTGTGTGGCTGGGGCGAGTGGCAGCATGGCGGGGTCCGCTGGTGGCACGGGCGCTGGCGGACGCAGGGGCACGGACACGTCTCGCGTCAGCAGTGTCTCCTCCCAATTCAGCGACGGTCCCCAGCACAGCCCATCCTCCACCCATAGCTCCACCCCATCCTGGAGTGAGGAGCCAGCCCAGTCCAATATGGACATCTCTACCGGTCACATGATACTA GCTTACATGGAGGATCACCTGCGTAATAAGGACCGGCTTCAGAAGGAGTGGAAGGCTTTGTGTTCCTACCAGGCTGAACCCAGTTCAGTGGCCGTGGCTCAACTCCCAAGCAACatggacaaaaacagacaggCTGAATCCCTTCCCT ATGATCACACGCGAGTGAAGCTGAAGACTGAAGTAAACCCCAATAAACAAGATTACATCAATGCCAGCATCATT TTTGATCATGATCCTCGACAGCCATCTTACATTGCCACCCAGGGTCCTCTGCCTCACACCGTCACTGATTTCTGGCAG ATGGTGTGGGAGAACGGCTGCACAGTGATAGTGATGATGACAGCGCTGGTGGAGGATGGGGAGAAGCAGTGCGAGCGATACTGGCCTGATGAGGGCTCATCACTCTATCACATCTACGAG GTGAACCTGGTGTCAGAGCACATCTGGTGTAAGGACTTCCTGGTGCGCAGCTTCTACCTAAAGAATGTCCAGACGCAGGAGACAAGAACCTTGTCGCAGTTTCACCTGCTGAGTTGGCCAGCTGACGGCATCCCCACCTCCACTCGACCACTGCTTGACTTCCGCAG GAAGGTGAATAAATGTTACAGAGGTCGATCCTGCCCCATCATTGTTCACtgcag TGATGGCACTGGCAGAGCTGGCACGTACATCCTCATTGACATGGTGCTGAACCGCATGGCCAAAG GAGTGAAGGAGATTGACATTGCAGCCGCACTGGAGCACATCAGAGACCAGAGACCAGGCCTGGTCCGCACCAAG GACCAGTTTGAGTTTGCTCTGACAGCAGTAGCAGAGGAGGTGAACGCCATCTTAAAAGCCCTGCCAcagtga
- the LOC114426119 gene encoding receptor-type tyrosine-protein phosphatase-like N isoform X1: MQHLKPWRALLLLTVLCQQGLSEKYGCLFERKLCARDQFCSDDGLFGQCRSSKQDQVQYQVTVPVLKRMQEVLKQLMLQGLSWQDDITQYILSKELKRVPHTTLPSKPSSSSSHLSQSKQHNPNHQRPKTGSTSPGGKYVDYMIVEPPQSQLRMQTASVDPYTYHQHRYQDEVERSLLGAGGGYARHSSRSQANQRERERDRQLLQEALSLYLASEQPSYRHRGAASMAPAALPYYEDLELEIPVDYVEDYTLEERLGTAGRQQALKNKEVPQYISTVSGNSDGLLQRMSGVLQKYKVDPRELSQEQLYKLALILQLLQAQEKTDPIEKDLITLKEMQLLKTDSVSNKPEKPAPVPGPPSAPSSSVSVQSTPPAKNASLPLSASQPPQAAPAEADHGFKEQGLPLVEGTGAKEEYGYIVTNQSPLSLYDGVKLLELLADKIHLTTSSFINISVVGTALTFRIRQNEHNMTAADVAAKALSEKNFLESETGLKIIQTGVGERTDARGLPQVTRVSQGSSGTVITLVSMAVVGGVLVLAMAFACLRHYAHQVANGKLGLGPEGGAETHFDYQELCRQHMASKSSLCRPDCVAGASGSMAGSAGGTGAGGRRGTDTSRVSSVSSQFSDGPQHSPSSTHSSTPSWSEEPAQSNMDISTGHMILAYMEDHLRNKDRLQKEWKALCSYQAEPSSVAVAQLPSNMDKNRQAESLPYDHTRVKLKTEVNPNKQDYINASIIFDHDPRQPSYIATQGPLPHTVTDFWQMVWENGCTVIVMMTALVEDGEKQCERYWPDEGSSLYHIYEVNLVSEHIWCKDFLVRSFYLKNVQTQETRTLSQFHLLSWPADGIPTSTRPLLDFRRKVNKCYRGRSCPIIVHCSDGTGRAGTYILIDMVLNRMAKGVKEIDIAAALEHIRDQRPGLVRTKDQFEFALTAVAEEVNAILKALPQ, encoded by the exons ATGCAACACCTCAAGCCATGGCGAGCTCTGCTCCTTCTGACCGTGCTGTGCCAACAGGGACTTTCTGAGAAATACG GTTGCCTGTTTGAGAGAAAACTGTGCGCAAGGGATCAGTTCTGCTCGGATG ATGGCTTGTTTGGTCAATGTCGGAGTTCTAAGCAGGACCAGGTACAGTACCAGGTGACTGTTCCTGTACTGAAGAGGATGCAGGAAGTCCTCAAACAGCTCATGCTACAAG GGCTGTCATGGCAGGATGACATCACCCAGTATATTTTATCTAAGGAGCTTAAGAGAGTTCCCCATACCACCCTTCCCTCCAAGccaagctcctcctcctctcatttgtCTCA GTCCAAACAGCACAACCCCAACCACCAACGTCCAAAAACAGGATCCACATCTCCTGGGGGCAAATATGTGGACTACATGATAGTTGAGCCTCCTCAGTCACAGCTGCGAATGCAAACAGCCTCAGTGGATCCATACACATACCACCAG CATCGGTACCAAGATGAAGTGGAGAGATCTCTCCTGGGTGCAGGAGGGGGTTATGCCAGACACTCTTCACGATCTCAGGCTAaccagagagagcgagagcgtgACAGGCAGCTCCTACAGGAAGCTCTATCTTTGTACTTGGCGTCTGAGCAGCCATCGTATCGCCATAGAGGAGCTGCTTCAATGGCTCCGGCAG CTCTGCCTTATTATGAGGACTTGGAGTTGGAGATACCAGTGGACTATGTGGAAGACTACACCCTAGAGGAGAGACTTGGCACTGCTGGCAGGCAACAAGCGCTGAAGAATAAGGAGGTTCCCCAGTATATAAGTACTGTGTCTGGAAACAGTG ATGGCTTGCTCCAGAGGATGTCAGGAGTCTTGCAGAAGTACAAAGTTGACCCCCGAGAACTCAGCCAGGAGCAGCTCTACAAGCTCGCCCTCATattgcagctgctgcaggcccAAGAAAAAACAG ATCCGATTGAGAAAGACCTCATCACCCTCAAAGAG ATGCAGCTGTTAAAAACTGACAGTGTGTCCAACAAGCCAGAAAAGCCTGCTCCTGTTCCTGGTCCCCCTTCTGCCccatcctcctctgtctcagtccaATCTACACCTCCAGCCAAGAACGCCAGCCTCCCACTATCTGCCTCCCAGCCTCCACAGGCTGCTCCTGCTGAGGCTGACCACGGCTTTAAGGAGCAGGGGCTGCCACTCGTCGAGGGCACAGGAGCCAAAGAAGAGTATGGATACATCGTCACCAACCAGAG TCCTCTGAGCCTGTATGATGGAGTCAAGCTGTTGGAGCTATTAGCTGATAAAATACACTTGACAACTAGCAGCTTCATCAACATCAG CGTGGTCGGAACTGCGCTGACTTTCCGTATTCGGCAGAATGAGCACAACATGACGGCTGCAGATGTAGCTGCTAAAGCTT TGTCTGAAAAGAACTTCCTGGAGTCTGAGACAGGCCTGAAGATCATACAGACTGGTGTGGGAGAG aggACTGATGCACGGGGTCTCCCTCAGGTAACCAGGGTTTCCCAGGGCTCCAGTGGGACAGTTATCACCCTTGTTTCCATGGCGGTTGTAGGAGGTGTGCTGGTATTGGCCATGGCTTTTGCTTGTCTCCGGCACTATGCTCACCAAGTAGCCAATGGCAAGCTGGGCCTGGGgccagagggaggagcagaaacACACTTTGACTACCAG GAGCTATGTCGGCAGCACATGGCGTCCAAATCCTCCCTCTGCCGCCCGGACTGTGTGGCTGGGGCGAGTGGCAGCATGGCGGGGTCCGCTGGTGGCACGGGCGCTGGCGGACGCAGGGGCACGGACACGTCTCGCGTCAGCAGTGTCTCCTCCCAATTCAGCGACGGTCCCCAGCACAGCCCATCCTCCACCCATAGCTCCACCCCATCCTGGAGTGAGGAGCCAGCCCAGTCCAATATGGACATCTCTACCGGTCACATGATACTA GCTTACATGGAGGATCACCTGCGTAATAAGGACCGGCTTCAGAAGGAGTGGAAGGCTTTGTGTTCCTACCAGGCTGAACCCAGTTCAGTGGCCGTGGCTCAACTCCCAAGCAACatggacaaaaacagacaggCTGAATCCCTTCCCT ATGATCACACGCGAGTGAAGCTGAAGACTGAAGTAAACCCCAATAAACAAGATTACATCAATGCCAGCATCATT TTTGATCATGATCCTCGACAGCCATCTTACATTGCCACCCAGGGTCCTCTGCCTCACACCGTCACTGATTTCTGGCAG ATGGTGTGGGAGAACGGCTGCACAGTGATAGTGATGATGACAGCGCTGGTGGAGGATGGGGAGAAGCAGTGCGAGCGATACTGGCCTGATGAGGGCTCATCACTCTATCACATCTACGAG GTGAACCTGGTGTCAGAGCACATCTGGTGTAAGGACTTCCTGGTGCGCAGCTTCTACCTAAAGAATGTCCAGACGCAGGAGACAAGAACCTTGTCGCAGTTTCACCTGCTGAGTTGGCCAGCTGACGGCATCCCCACCTCCACTCGACCACTGCTTGACTTCCGCAG GAAGGTGAATAAATGTTACAGAGGTCGATCCTGCCCCATCATTGTTCACtgcag TGATGGCACTGGCAGAGCTGGCACGTACATCCTCATTGACATGGTGCTGAACCGCATGGCCAAAG GAGTGAAGGAGATTGACATTGCAGCCGCACTGGAGCACATCAGAGACCAGAGACCAGGCCTGGTCCGCACCAAG GACCAGTTTGAGTTTGCTCTGACAGCAGTAGCAGAGGAGGTGAACGCCATCTTAAAAGCCCTGCCAcagtga
- the dnajb2 gene encoding dnaJ homolog subfamily B member 2 isoform X2 → MVDYYSILGVSKTATQEDIKKAYRKLALKWHPDKNPENKEEAERKFKELAEAYEVLSDTSKRDAYDRYGNDRMPHTGSSSSDFSDFPGFTFTFRSPDEVFSEFFGGQDPFGSFFDDFSSFGGPSSRLGPSRFFSFPSSGVEFTSFSSSFGGLDGMDRMGGGTSNFKSVSTSTRIINGKRTTTKKIKENGQERIEIEEDGVLKSILINGVEDEMALALELSRREGQPSQMPQIQNRPPAESDRSRSSPHSSATHRSFSSAPFYNYAANSSEDDENDEELQMALACSLSEMEAQQRAAATDFISDSDFEAFTS, encoded by the exons ATGGTAGACTACTATAGCATCCTGGGAGTGTCCAAAACAGCCACTCAGGAGGACATTAAGAAGGC GTACAGGAAACTGGCCTTAAAATGGCACCCagacaaaaatccagaaaataaggaggaagcagagaggaagttCAAAGAACTGGCTGAGGCCTATGAAGTCTTGTCTGACA CGAGTAAACGTGACGCATATGACAGATATGGAAATGATAGAATGCCACACACAG GTTCCTCCAGCTCGGACTTTTCAGATTTCCCAGGATTCACCTTCACATTCCGCAGCCCAGACGAAGTGTTTAGCGAGTTTTTTGGTGGACAGGATCCGTTTGGTAGCTTTTTTG ATGATTTCTCATCGTTTGGAGGCCCGTCTTCTCGTCTGGGCCCCAGTCGATTCTTCTCCTTTCCTTCATCAGGAG TCGAATTCAcgtctttctcttcttccttcGGTGGTCTGGATGGGATGGACAGAATGGGTGGAGGGACAAGCAACTTCAAATCCGTTTCTACCTCCACTCGCATCATAAATGGCAAACGCACCACCACCAAGAA GATAAAGGAGAACGGGCAGGAAAGGATCGAGATTGAGGAGGATGGGGTTTTAAAGAGTATTCTCATTAATG GCGTGGAAGATGAAATGGCCCTTGCTCTGGAGCTCAGCCGAAGAGAGGGTCAGCCCTCTCAGATGCCACAAATCCAAAACAGACCACCTGCCGAGTCTGACAGATCCCGCTCCAGCCCTCATTCTTCAGCCACACATCGGTCATTCAGCTCTGCGCCCTTCTACAACTATGCCGCAAACAGCAGTGAAGATGATGAGAATGATGAAGAACTGCAGATGGCTCTGGCATGCAGCCTGTCCGAAATGGAAGCCCAGCAGAGGGCTGCTGCTACCGACTTCATATCAG acTCAGACTTCGAGGCCTTCACAAGCTAA
- the dnajb2 gene encoding dnaJ homolog subfamily B member 2 isoform X1: MVDYYSILGVSKTATQEDIKKAYRKLALKWHPDKNPENKEEAERKFKELAEAYEVLSDTSKRDAYDRYGNDRMPHTGSSSSDFSDFPGFTFTFRSPDEVFSEFFGGQDPFGSFFDDFSSFGGPSSRLGPSRFFSFPSSGVEFTSFSSSFGGLDGMDRMGGGTSNFKSVSTSTRIINGKRTTTKKIKENGQERIEIEEDGVLKSILINGVEDEMALALELSRREGQPSQMPQIQNRPPAESDRSRSSPHSSATHRSFSSAPFYNYAANSSEDDENDEELQMALACSLSEMEAQQRAAATDFISGALGRGRAAKTGGHREGLNIPNSEKVTVGEKAEEFKMGSVPGDKGETEGGRTRESGCSPESPSPAIKSSAISNGDGSVKKKKKCGCVVC, translated from the exons ATGGTAGACTACTATAGCATCCTGGGAGTGTCCAAAACAGCCACTCAGGAGGACATTAAGAAGGC GTACAGGAAACTGGCCTTAAAATGGCACCCagacaaaaatccagaaaataaggaggaagcagagaggaagttCAAAGAACTGGCTGAGGCCTATGAAGTCTTGTCTGACA CGAGTAAACGTGACGCATATGACAGATATGGAAATGATAGAATGCCACACACAG GTTCCTCCAGCTCGGACTTTTCAGATTTCCCAGGATTCACCTTCACATTCCGCAGCCCAGACGAAGTGTTTAGCGAGTTTTTTGGTGGACAGGATCCGTTTGGTAGCTTTTTTG ATGATTTCTCATCGTTTGGAGGCCCGTCTTCTCGTCTGGGCCCCAGTCGATTCTTCTCCTTTCCTTCATCAGGAG TCGAATTCAcgtctttctcttcttccttcGGTGGTCTGGATGGGATGGACAGAATGGGTGGAGGGACAAGCAACTTCAAATCCGTTTCTACCTCCACTCGCATCATAAATGGCAAACGCACCACCACCAAGAA GATAAAGGAGAACGGGCAGGAAAGGATCGAGATTGAGGAGGATGGGGTTTTAAAGAGTATTCTCATTAATG GCGTGGAAGATGAAATGGCCCTTGCTCTGGAGCTCAGCCGAAGAGAGGGTCAGCCCTCTCAGATGCCACAAATCCAAAACAGACCACCTGCCGAGTCTGACAGATCCCGCTCCAGCCCTCATTCTTCAGCCACACATCGGTCATTCAGCTCTGCGCCCTTCTACAACTATGCCGCAAACAGCAGTGAAGATGATGAGAATGATGAAGAACTGCAGATGGCTCTGGCATGCAGCCTGTCCGAAATGGAAGCCCAGCAGAGGGCTGCTGCTACCGACTTCATATCAGGTGCTCTGGGCAGGGGTAGAGCTGCCAAAACTGGGGGCCATAGAGAAGGCTTAAACATTCCTAACAGTGAAAAAGTCACAGTTGGGGAGAAAGCTGAAGAGTTTAAAATGGGGTCAGTGCCTGGAGACAAAGGGGAAACAGAGGGAGGTAGAACCAGAGAGTCAGGCTGCTCTCCTGAGTCACCATCACCTGCCATCAAAAGCAGTGCAATAAGCAATGGTGATGGCAgcgtgaaaaagaaaaagaagtgcGGGTGTGTTGTGTGCTAA
- the LOC114453833 gene encoding tubulin alpha chain, which yields MRECISMHVGQAGAQMGNACWELYCLEHGIQPDGQMPSDKTIGGGDDSFNTFFSETGAGKHVPRAIFVDLEPTVIDEVRTGTYRQLFHPEQLITGKEDAANNYARGHYTIGKEIIDLVLDRTRKLADQCTGLQGFLIFHSFGGGTGSGFTSLLMERLSVDYGKKSKLEFAVYPAPQVSTAVVEPYNSILTTHTTLEHSDCAFMVDNEAIYDICRRNLDIERPTYTNLNRLIGQIVSSITASLRFDGALNVDLTEFQTNLVPYPRIHFPLATYAPVISAEKAYHEQLSVADITNACFEPANQMVKCDPRHGKYMACCLLYRGDVVPKDVNSAIAAIKTKRTIQFVDWCPTGFKVGINYQPPTVVPGGDLAKVQRAVCMLSNTTAIAEAWARLDHKFDLMYAKRAFVHWYVGEGMEEGEFSEAREDMAALEKDYEEVGTDSVGDEDEEGEEY from the exons ATG cGTGAGTGTATTTCTATGCATGTTGGCCAAGCCGGAGCCCAGATGGGCAATGCTTGCTGGGAGCTGTACTGTCTGGAGCATGGAATCCAGCCTGATGGACAGATGCCCTCTGACAAGACCATTGGAGGAGGAGACGACTCGTTCAACACCTTCTTCAGTGAGACCGGGGCAGGAAAGCATGTTCCCAGAGCCATCTTTGTTGACCTGGAGCCCACTGTCATTG ATGAGGTCCGTACAGGGACTTATCGCCAGCTGTTCCACCCCGAGCAGCTGATTACAGGAAAGGAGGATGCTGCCAACAACTACGCCAGAGGACACTACACCATTGGCAAGGAGATCATAGATCTGGTGCTGGACAGGACTCGTAAACTG GCTGATCAGTGCACCGGTCTCCAAGGATTTCTCATCTTTCACTCCTTTGGTGGAGGCACCGGCTCTGGTTTCACCTCCCTGCTGATGGAGAGACTCTCTGTTGATTATGGGAAAAAATCAAAGCTTGAGTTTGCCGTCTACCCAGCCCCCCAGGTTTCCACTGCTGTGGTGGAGCCATACAATTCCATCCTGACCACCCACACCACCTTGGAGCACTCTGACTGTGCCTTCATGGTGGACAATGAGGCCATCTATGACATCTGCCGCAGGAACCTCGACATTGAGAGACCAACATACACCAACCTGAACAGGCTCATTGGCCAAATTGTGTCTTCAATCACCGCCTCACTTCGCTTTGACGGCGCTCTGAATGTGGACCTGACGGAGTTCCAGACCAACTTGGTGCCCTACCCTCGTATCCACTTCCCTCTGGCCACTTATGCGCCAGTTATCTCTGCTGAGAAAGCCTATCATGAGCAGCTGTCAGTCGCCGACATCACCAATGCCTGCTTCgagccagccaatcagatggtGAAGTGTGATCCTCGTCATGGTAAATACATGGCCTGCTGTCTGCTGTACCGTGGTGATGTAGTCCCCAAAGATGTCAACTCTGCCATCGCAGCCATCAAGACCAAACGCACCATCCAGTTTGTGGACTGGTGCCCCACAGGCTTCAAGGTGGGCATCAACTACCAGCCTCCGACTGTGGTTCCTGGTGGAGACCTGGCCAAGGTGCAGAGGGCTGTGTGCATGCTGAGCAACACCACAGCCATCGCTGAGGCCTGGGCCCGACTGGACCACAAGTTTGACCTCATGTATGCCAAGAGAGCCTTTGTGCACTGGTATGTTGGGGAGGGAATGGAGGAAGGAGAGTTCTCAGAAGCTAGGGAAGACATGGCTGCCCTGGAGAAGGATTATGAAGAGGTGGGCACTGACAGCGTgggagatgaggatgaagagggagaggaataCTGA
- the LOC114453835 gene encoding tubulin alpha chain-like, with the protein MRECISIHVGQAGAQIGNACWELYCLEHGIQPDGQMPSDKTVGGGDDSFNTFFSETGAGKHVPRAIFVDLEPTVIDEVRTGTYRQLFHPEQLITGKEDAANNYARGHYTIGKEIIDLVLDRTRKLADQCTGLQGFLIFHSFGGGTGSGFTSLLMERLSVDYGKKSKLEFAIYPAPQVSTAVVEPYNSILTTHTTLEHSDCAFMVDNEAIYDICRRNLDIERPTYTNLNRLIGQIVSSITASLRFDGALNVDLTEFQTNLVPYPRIHFPLATYAPVISAEKAYHEQLSVADITNTCFEPANQMVKCDPRHGKYMACCLLYRGDVVPKDVNSAIAAIKTKRTIQFVDWCPTGFKVGINYQPPTVVPGGDLAKVQRAVCMLSNTTAIAEAWARLDHKFDLMYAKRAFVHWYVGEGMEEGEFSEAREDMAALEKDYEEVGTDNVGEEDEGEEY; encoded by the exons ATG CGTGAATGTATCTCCATCCATGTGGGCCAAGCTGGGGCTCAGATTGGTAATGCATGCTGGGAGCTGTACTGTCTGGAGCATGGAATCCAGCCTGATGGACAGATGCCCTCTGACAAAACagttggaggaggagatgaCTCCTTCAACACTTTCTTCAGTGAGACAGGGGCAGGAAAGCATGTTCCCAGAGCCATCTTTGTTGACCTGGAGCCCACTGTCATTG ATGAGGTCCGTACAGGAACTTACCGCCAGCTGTTCCACCCCGAGCAGCTGATTACAGGAAAGGAGGATGCTGCCAACAATTACGCCCGAGGACACTACACCATCGGCAAGGAGATCATAGATCTGGTGCTGGACAGGACTCGTAAACTG GCTGATCAGTGCACCGGTCTCCAAGGATTTCTCATATTCCACTCCTTTGGTGGAGGCACCGGCTCTGGTTTCACCTCCCTGCTGATGGAGAGACTCTCTGTTGATTATGGGAAAAAATCAAAGCTTGAGTTTGCCATCTACCCAGCCCCCCAGGTTTCCACTGCTGTGGTGGAGCCATACAACTCCATCCTGACCACCCACACCACCTTGGAGCACTCTGACTGTGCCTTCATGGTGGACAATGAGGCCATCTATGACATCTGCCGCAGGAACCTCGACATTGAGAGACCAACATACACCAACCTGAACAGGCTCATTGGCCAAATTGTGTCTTCAATCACCGCCTCACTTCGCTTCGACGGAGCTCTGAATGTGGACCTGACGGAGTTCCAGACCAACTTGGTGCCCTACCCTCGTATCCACTTCCCTCTGGCCACCTATGCGCCAGTTATCTCTGCTGAGAAAGCCTATCATGAGCAGCTGTCAGTCGCTGACATCACAAATACCTGCTTTgagccagccaatcagatggtGAAGTGTGATCCTCGTCATGGTAAATACATGGCCTGCTGTCTGCTGTACCGTGGTGATGTGGTCCCCAAAGATGTCAACTCTGCCATCGCAGCCATCAAGACCAAACGCACCATCCAGTTTGTGGACTGGTGCCCCACAGGCTTCAAGGTGGGCATCAACTACCAGCCTCCAACTGTGGTTCCTGGTGGAGACCTGGCCAAGGTGCAGAGGGCTGTGTGCATGCTGAGCAACACCACAGCCATCGCTGAGGCCTGGGCCCGACTGGACCACAAGTTTGACCTCATGTATGCCAAGAGAGCCTTTGTGCACTGGTATGTTGGGGAGGGAATGGAGGAAGGAGAGTTCTCAGAAGCTAGGGAAGACATGGCTGCCCTTGAGAAGGATTATGAAGAGGTGGGTACAGATAATGTgggggaggaggatgagggagaagAATACTGA